Proteins co-encoded in one Egicoccus sp. AB-alg6-2 genomic window:
- a CDS encoding TIGR03936 family radical SAM-associated protein, with protein MPQQRIRIRWTKEGRTRFVSARDLTSVWERALRRVDLPIAYSEGFTPHAKVSFPDALSVGYTSTGEYAELTFAAPIVPDRDLARLSATLPEGMDITTYLEVPDGAPKLARMLRATLWEQEWPSADAAALADLLRRRSDELLAAEHAEVVRHRPDGDRTIDVRPAVLAIAVSHRAEPGGTAAPASARTVLRAVLRNDGPTVRPHDLLSALGRGDVADPPTTRRVAQGEHVTDGLREALSGQVEPLVLHVDAEAA; from the coding sequence GTGCCGCAGCAGCGGATCCGCATCCGGTGGACCAAGGAAGGTCGCACGCGCTTCGTCTCGGCGCGCGACCTGACCTCGGTCTGGGAGCGGGCACTGCGCCGGGTCGATCTTCCGATCGCGTACTCCGAGGGATTCACCCCGCACGCGAAGGTGTCGTTCCCCGATGCGTTGTCCGTCGGCTACACCTCGACGGGCGAGTACGCCGAATTGACCTTCGCCGCCCCGATCGTCCCGGACCGGGACCTGGCGCGGCTGTCCGCGACCCTCCCCGAGGGCATGGACATCACGACCTACCTGGAAGTGCCCGACGGCGCGCCGAAGCTGGCACGCATGTTGCGGGCCACCCTCTGGGAGCAGGAATGGCCCAGTGCCGACGCCGCCGCATTGGCGGACCTGCTCCGACGACGCAGCGACGAGCTGCTGGCGGCCGAGCACGCCGAGGTCGTCCGACACCGCCCTGATGGCGACCGGACGATCGACGTGCGACCCGCCGTACTCGCCATCGCCGTGTCGCATCGCGCCGAGCCGGGCGGCACCGCCGCGCCGGCCAGCGCCCGCACCGTTCTCCGTGCGGTGCTCCGCAACGACGGCCCCACCGTTCGACCCCACGACCTGCTGTCCGCGCTCGGACGCGGCGACGTCGCCGACCCTCCGACCACCCGCAGGGTGGCGCAGGGCGAGCACGTCACCGACGGCCTGCGCGAGGCCCTCAGTGGCCAGGTCGAACCGCTGGTCCTGCACGTCGATGCGGAGGCCGCCTGA